GCGACGTGATGGTGGATAAGCCGACCACGGTCCGGCGAGCCAGCGTCGTGACCCGAGTCGGGCGCGTGACATCGGAGCAACTCGCTGACGTTGAGCGCAGCGTGATGGCATTCCTGGGGCTCGCGCGGTAAGACCGTCGAAGGCGCGCCGCCCTCGCCGGCGCCCGCGTAGACCTGGGGTGGCTCCCGTGATCAGGAGCGTGCGGCGGCGCGACAGGGCGGCAGGGGGCGGGCGGCGGCAGGCAGCACGCAGCGGCACGGCGCCGCGGCGGGCGGCGCGCGAGCGGAGCGGCGGGACGTTGGACCCGCCCGCGGCGCGCGAGCGCGACGACCGTGGGCGTATGACCGATACGCAGCCTGTTCCCCGCGCGCGAACGACGTGGCGACGCGTCGCGCGGCCGCTTCTCGCGGTGACGGTGACGACCGTCATCCTGCTCCTCGGCACCGGCGGTGCCGCCCTGGGCACGCCGGCGACGATCGCAGTCGCGCCCCCGAACGACGGAGAGGGGCCCCAGTTCTACTCCGGCGTCGCCGTGGATGTCTCGGGCACCGTCGACGGTGACGTCTACGCCGCCGGCCAGAGCGTCACCGTCAGCGGCGACGTCACCGGAGACATCATCGCCGCCGCGCAGACCATCACGATCACCGGCACGGTGGACGGCAACGTCCGGCTCGCGGGGCAGGCGGTCACGATCAGCGGTGAGGTGATGCGAAGCGCCACCGTGTTCGCCCAATCATTGCGCGTCGACGAGGGCGCGCTCATCGACGCCGACGTCGTCGGGGCGACGGGGGCAACGAGTGTCTCCGGCGACGTCGGTCGAGATGTGTACCTCAGCACCGAGCGGCTGCGGGTCGACGGATCGATCGGCGGCGACCTCACGTATGTCAGCGGAGACGAGGCGCGGATCGCCGACGGCGCGGTGGCGGGGTCGATCGAGCGGATCGAACCGCCCGAGACGCCGCGCATGGAGGTCTCGCCGTGGGCGGTGTTCGCCGGGTGGCTGCTCGGCGCGCTCTTCGCGCTGGTGTCGCTGAGCCTCATCACCCTCGCGGCAGGGCTGCTCATTCCGCGGTGGCTCGACCGCGTGACCGATCACCTCATGC
The Microbacterium sp. SLBN-154 DNA segment above includes these coding regions:
- a CDS encoding polymer-forming cytoskeletal protein, with amino-acid sequence MTDTQPVPRARTTWRRVARPLLAVTVTTVILLLGTGGAALGTPATIAVAPPNDGEGPQFYSGVAVDVSGTVDGDVYAAGQSVTVSGDVTGDIIAAAQTITITGTVDGNVRLAGQAVTISGEVMRSATVFAQSLRVDEGALIDADVVGATGATSVSGDVGRDVYLSTERLRVDGSIGGDLTYVSGDEARIADGAVAGSIERIEPPETPRMEVSPWAVFAGWLLGALFALVSLSLITLAAGLLIPRWLDRVTDHLMPSPWKALLVGFIGAIAVPPALLVLAVTVVGFPLALAGLLVWTLMVLATFIYSAHYLGRLIFRDRVPPVVSALAGGVLLIIGLQIPWLNILVWVAMVLFGLGAQLLEVHRQRPWHVERRARDAAGALSVPGAAVSGSPSAAPAVPPAVAPPASASASAQTAPPASAQPAPQPSAPAMPPAPTPPRPPDPTVGP